A section of the Pseudomonas lini genome encodes:
- a CDS encoding DinB family protein: MNRTSHICLMATYNEWMSAKVYEAARGLSDEELSADRNAFFGSILGTLNHLAAGDTIWLKRFAQHPTNHLALEPVRQLPDPKSLDQLLFSNIRELSAYREWLDRIIIQWAQSITEPDLDGPFNYANMKGVVFDKDFYSLIMHFFNHQTHHRGQVTTLLSQAGVDVGDTDLVLLIPSKSGT; this comes from the coding sequence ATGAACCGCACTAGCCATATCTGTCTGATGGCGACCTATAACGAGTGGATGAGCGCCAAGGTCTATGAAGCAGCCAGGGGCTTGTCCGATGAAGAGCTTTCGGCAGACAGGAACGCTTTTTTTGGTTCTATTCTCGGAACTCTGAACCACTTGGCGGCCGGAGATACGATCTGGCTGAAGCGATTCGCCCAACACCCAACGAACCACTTGGCACTGGAGCCGGTGAGGCAGCTTCCTGATCCGAAAAGCCTCGATCAATTGTTGTTCTCTAATATTCGAGAGCTCTCAGCGTATCGAGAATGGCTCGACCGAATAATCATCCAATGGGCTCAATCCATTACGGAGCCCGATCTAGACGGCCCCTTCAATTATGCAAACATGAAGGGTGTAGTGTTCGATAAGGATTTTTACAGCCTGATCATGCATTTTTTTAACCATCAGACTCATCATCGCGGCCAAGTTACGACTCTGCTTTCGCAGGCGGGTGTCGATGTAGGCGATACGGATCTAGTTCTTTTGATTCCATCCAAGTCTGGTACATAG
- a CDS encoding DUF2931 family protein produces MKILLALLAMLSMSACHAVDPLSARNDYKLPWWGIGFTEPAHMTVWVETSAVEDIKGRIIYDIAAGAAARSDHENGTENARGWVGIGGSGMPVVGADLPKRLFVRWQSIVERKTYAGWIDISESTRDIMRNSTAQRCHETPEFTANPSAALNLGLAPGGIIQVWVWDDCFRAHKVDRGQVGIEPLGPDQGKYNGFYGKTKDSSKRYIERFGIPYGSW; encoded by the coding sequence ATGAAAATCCTGTTAGCACTATTAGCCATGTTGTCGATGAGCGCCTGCCATGCCGTTGATCCTCTGTCGGCCAGAAATGACTACAAACTCCCTTGGTGGGGCATTGGCTTCACTGAGCCCGCGCATATGACGGTATGGGTCGAAACCTCCGCTGTCGAGGATATAAAGGGACGGATAATTTACGATATCGCGGCAGGCGCAGCAGCTCGCAGCGACCACGAGAATGGAACCGAAAATGCACGGGGCTGGGTGGGCATTGGCGGTTCCGGCATGCCGGTGGTAGGCGCCGACCTGCCAAAACGCCTCTTTGTGCGCTGGCAATCGATTGTCGAGCGCAAGACCTACGCGGGCTGGATCGATATCTCCGAATCCACCCGCGATATCATGCGCAACTCGACAGCCCAACGTTGCCACGAAACCCCAGAGTTCACCGCCAACCCGAGCGCGGCCCTGAATCTGGGATTGGCGCCGGGCGGCATCATTCAGGTCTGGGTGTGGGACGACTGTTTCCGCGCCCACAAGGTCGACCGGGGGCAAGTCGGCATCGAGCCGTTAGGCCCCGATCAAGGCAAGTACAACGGTTTCTACGGCAAGACCAAAGACTCTTCAAAACGCTACATCGAACGCTTTGGCATTCCCTATGGCAGTTGGTGA
- a CDS encoding phospholipase effector Tle1 domain-containing protein, producing the protein MEKDFGGHHCAVCRDRALAERARKPGLRPDPVEEQRKYDEMMARQRALEDQGNAAWEAKEAREEATHVKITLRIGVFFDGTGNNPFNVEMGRKCGAHHPVSAEDMDGRCKPYMQDPDSSYGGEVTNVKRLYELYAESNDSKKIIQKKLAFDRVYVEGIGTTAGGQDNLLGMAFGRGETGIEARVFQAFGRIKQRLHTFHELYPDIQISSLVFDVFGFSRGAAAARHFACLCLARINSPLTDTLYLPNSLFARGFSKVFGEGVNIGFVGLFDTVASVGGLTNLGDVRSPTAPGVKLYLMPQHFPNVLQLMARDEYRANFALNKVGPDHLDISLPGAHSDIGGGYRDDIEECLLLSPMQALEVSEFADVKITSIYRDAQRERANWHTKGWPLEMLELVTPDPVMLLPEPREQNAPKQKRVFVGLQLRRRVSAGLSRVYLRVMYEAAKKHGVEFDDIQQRAALAPPAELRPMCERFVAGDYCITAAEEQLLKLHYIHLSAHWTPTFLSGPRITRFEMAYVNVPTTDAVRVHHPHVPEWTL; encoded by the coding sequence ATGGAAAAGGACTTTGGGGGTCACCACTGCGCCGTCTGCCGCGACCGCGCGCTGGCAGAACGGGCCAGAAAACCCGGGCTTCGACCAGACCCGGTGGAAGAACAACGCAAATACGACGAAATGATGGCCCGGCAACGGGCACTGGAAGACCAAGGTAACGCTGCCTGGGAAGCCAAGGAAGCGCGCGAAGAAGCTACCCACGTGAAGATCACCCTGCGTATCGGGGTGTTTTTCGATGGCACCGGCAATAACCCGTTCAATGTGGAGATGGGGCGTAAGTGCGGGGCTCATCATCCCGTGTCGGCGGAGGATATGGATGGGCGTTGCAAGCCGTATATGCAGGATCCTGACAGTAGTTATGGGGGGGAAGTGACGAATGTTAAGCGGTTGTATGAGTTGTATGCGGAATCTAATGACTCGAAAAAAATCATCCAGAAAAAACTGGCATTCGATAGGGTCTATGTCGAAGGTATCGGCACGACTGCAGGCGGGCAAGACAACCTGCTGGGCATGGCTTTTGGTCGGGGCGAGACAGGGATCGAGGCCAGAGTGTTTCAGGCGTTCGGTCGAATCAAGCAACGGTTACACACTTTTCATGAACTCTACCCGGACATCCAAATCAGCTCTTTGGTCTTCGATGTTTTCGGCTTCAGCCGCGGTGCCGCCGCCGCCCGGCACTTCGCCTGCTTGTGTCTGGCCAGAATCAACAGCCCGCTGACAGATACCCTGTACCTGCCGAACAGCTTGTTCGCCCGAGGTTTTAGCAAGGTATTTGGTGAAGGGGTCAACATCGGATTTGTCGGCTTGTTCGACACCGTTGCATCCGTGGGTGGGCTGACTAATCTGGGGGATGTGCGCAGTCCTACAGCCCCTGGGGTCAAGTTGTACTTGATGCCGCAACATTTCCCCAATGTGCTGCAACTGATGGCACGGGACGAGTACCGCGCCAACTTTGCCCTCAACAAGGTCGGCCCGGACCATCTGGATATCAGCCTGCCAGGCGCTCACTCGGATATTGGCGGTGGTTACCGCGATGATATCGAAGAGTGCCTGTTACTCAGCCCCATGCAAGCCCTGGAAGTTAGCGAATTCGCCGACGTAAAAATCACCTCGATCTACCGCGATGCCCAACGGGAACGGGCGAATTGGCACACCAAGGGCTGGCCACTGGAGATGCTGGAACTGGTCACCCCTGATCCGGTAATGCTGCTGCCGGAACCAAGAGAGCAGAACGCGCCAAAACAAAAGCGGGTTTTTGTCGGGTTGCAACTACGGCGCAGAGTCAGTGCCGGGCTTTCGCGGGTGTATCTGAGGGTGATGTATGAAGCGGCCAAAAAGCATGGGGTTGAGTTTGATGATATTCAGCAACGCGCTGCATTGGCACCACCCGCCGAACTTCGGCCCATGTGCGAACGGTTTGTCGCAGGTGATTACTGCATTACCGCCGCCGAGGAGCAGTTGCTGAAGCTGCACTACATTCACCTGTCAGCGCACTGGACCCCGACTTTCCTTTCTGGACCTCGCATCACCCGATTCGAAATGGCCTACGTCAATGTCCCGACGACGGATGCCGTACGGGTACACCACCCTCATGTACCGGAATGGACGCTGTAA
- a CDS encoding sugar phosphate isomerase/epimerase family protein: MNNKIQERFNALLSHKAAEAGTPPLLTEALARQLLDRIGQMRLFAHAYPLLTNLTHGRVTPADLLDFAYRHELQGLSLHLLDGEENSLSQMTPAQLQAFADKANALGLDVHLEISSTLKKDVDQVIAIAKALGVRNIRVYSRYEGTLSRVMDVIESDLHYLAQQADEHDLFFDFEQHEELKSTEIAQLLNRLNHPRLHALFDFGNMINACEQPLPALRTLAPHIRQTHLKGVRIVPEHNGFGHYGVLQGSDDDDLPSARMLFELLMLGDSTPQVIAFILEQENHYVAPAFRQTSEAADPFIAYREMSDTPLPDGYSLERMLADEHRWANNQVSYVRGLLAEFRTLAELTLNA; encoded by the coding sequence ATGAACAATAAGATCCAAGAGCGATTCAATGCCTTGCTCAGCCACAAGGCTGCCGAGGCCGGAACACCTCCCCTACTGACTGAAGCACTGGCCCGCCAACTGCTCGACCGCATTGGGCAGATGCGCTTGTTTGCTCACGCCTATCCCTTGCTGACCAACCTCACCCATGGTCGTGTCACGCCGGCCGACCTGCTGGATTTCGCCTATCGCCACGAGCTGCAGGGTCTGAGCCTGCATTTGCTGGACGGCGAGGAAAACAGCCTGAGCCAAATGACGCCCGCACAGTTGCAAGCGTTTGCCGACAAGGCCAATGCGCTCGGACTGGATGTGCATCTGGAAATCAGCAGCACGCTGAAAAAAGATGTCGATCAGGTGATCGCCATTGCCAAGGCGCTTGGAGTTCGCAACATCCGCGTTTACTCACGTTACGAGGGAACGCTGTCCCGGGTCATGGACGTGATCGAGTCAGACCTGCATTACCTCGCGCAGCAGGCAGATGAGCACGACCTGTTCTTCGATTTCGAGCAGCACGAAGAACTCAAAAGCACCGAAATCGCGCAACTGCTGAACCGGCTAAACCACCCACGACTGCATGCCTTGTTCGACTTCGGCAACATGATTAATGCTTGCGAACAGCCCCTGCCGGCGCTGCGCACCCTGGCGCCGCATATACGCCAGACCCACCTCAAGGGTGTGCGCATCGTCCCCGAGCACAACGGCTTCGGCCATTACGGTGTGCTGCAGGGCAGCGACGATGACGACCTGCCAAGCGCTCGCATGCTGTTCGAACTGTTGATGCTCGGCGACTCAACCCCACAAGTGATCGCGTTCATTCTTGAGCAGGAAAACCACTACGTCGCCCCGGCGTTCCGCCAGACCTCTGAGGCTGCCGATCCATTCATTGCGTACCGGGAAATGAGTGACACGCCACTCCCGGACGGCTACTCGCTCGAACGAATGCTCGCCGACGAACACCGTTGGGCGAACAACCAGGTCTCCTATGTGCGAGGCCTGCTGGCCGAATTCCGAACCCTGGCCGAGTTGACCCTGAACGCCTGA
- a CDS encoding MerR family transcriptional regulator: MLEPSHNDELPVIPGKRYFTIGEVSELCAVKPHVLRYWEQEFPQLNPVKRRGNRRYYQRQDVLMIRQIRALLYDQGFTIGGARLRLSGDEAKDDTTQYKQMIRQMIAELEDVLVVLKK; encoded by the coding sequence ATGCTGGAACCAAGTCATAACGACGAACTACCCGTCATCCCGGGCAAACGCTACTTCACCATTGGTGAAGTCAGCGAGCTATGTGCCGTAAAGCCGCACGTGCTGCGCTACTGGGAGCAGGAGTTTCCTCAACTCAACCCCGTCAAACGCCGCGGAAACCGCCGGTATTATCAGCGCCAGGACGTGCTGATGATCCGGCAGATCCGCGCGCTTCTTTACGATCAGGGGTTTACCATCGGCGGCGCACGCTTGCGTTTGTCCGGCGATGAAGCCAAAGACGACACCACCCAATACAAACAAATGATCCGCCAGATGATCGCCGAGCTTGAAGATGTTCTGGTGGTTCTCAAGAAATAA
- the lysA gene encoding diaminopimelate decarboxylase — translation MPNHSAFKQLAETAKQHGTPLWCYDAQTIRARVDQLQGFDVIRYAQKACSNLHILRLIREQGVRVDAVSLGEIERALLAGYSPAGDPAGIVLTCDLFDEATLRRVVELNIEVNTGSIDMLRQLGKESAGHRVWLRINPGFGHGHSRKTNTGGENSKHGIWHDQVQEALGVIRQFGLKLVGLHMHIGSGVDYAHLEQVGCAMVSAVRALDHDIEAFSIGGGLSTPYRVGDEPVDIQRYANAWRQAKQDIEALLAHPVRMEIEPGRFLVAESGYLVTEVRAVKKVGSRNFILVNAGFNDLMRPALYGAYHQMTLLDSQGVPVDRAEHLCVVGGPLCESGDIFTQDEQGVTPRLLPEAQVGDLLIMHDTGAYGASMSSNYNSRTLLPEVLIEQGHARLIRRPQPLSDLLALELGL, via the coding sequence ATGCCCAACCATTCCGCTTTCAAGCAATTAGCCGAAACGGCGAAACAGCACGGCACCCCGCTGTGGTGCTATGACGCCCAGACCATCAGGGCACGCGTCGACCAGCTGCAAGGCTTCGATGTCATTCGATACGCGCAAAAAGCCTGCTCCAATCTGCATATTCTCCGTTTGATCCGCGAACAAGGCGTGCGGGTCGATGCCGTATCATTGGGGGAAATCGAGCGTGCGTTGCTCGCTGGATACAGTCCTGCCGGCGACCCGGCGGGCATTGTTCTGACCTGTGATCTGTTCGATGAAGCGACATTGCGACGGGTCGTCGAGCTGAACATCGAGGTCAATACCGGCTCGATAGACATGCTCCGTCAATTGGGCAAAGAGTCTGCGGGCCATCGCGTCTGGCTGCGGATCAACCCGGGGTTTGGCCACGGTCACAGCCGCAAGACCAATACCGGCGGTGAAAACAGCAAGCATGGAATCTGGCATGACCAGGTTCAGGAAGCGCTCGGCGTGATTCGGCAATTCGGGCTGAAACTGGTGGGATTGCACATGCACATTGGTTCAGGTGTGGATTACGCGCACCTTGAGCAAGTGGGTTGTGCAATGGTCTCGGCCGTGAGGGCTCTCGACCACGATATCGAAGCATTCTCCATCGGCGGGGGGCTTTCTACTCCTTATCGTGTGGGGGATGAGCCGGTGGATATCCAGCGCTATGCGAACGCATGGCGCCAGGCCAAACAGGACATTGAGGCTTTACTCGCGCACCCGGTACGGATGGAGATCGAGCCCGGTCGATTCCTGGTAGCCGAGTCAGGCTATTTGGTTACCGAAGTCCGCGCGGTAAAAAAAGTCGGTAGCCGAAACTTCATCCTGGTGAACGCTGGCTTCAATGACCTGATGCGGCCAGCCCTCTATGGCGCCTATCACCAAATGACCTTGTTGGACTCCCAGGGTGTCCCGGTCGATCGTGCGGAGCATCTCTGTGTAGTGGGAGGTCCCCTGTGCGAATCCGGCGATATTTTTACGCAGGATGAACAGGGTGTCACACCCCGTTTGCTACCTGAAGCGCAGGTTGGCGACTTGCTGATCATGCACGATACCGGCGCGTACGGTGCCTCTATGTCATCCAACTACAACAGCCGCACACTGTTGCCGGAAGTGTTGATCGAGCAAGGGCACGCTAGATTGATTCGACGCCCGCAACCCTTGTCGGACTTGCTGGCCCTGGAATTGGGGCTTTAA
- a CDS encoding PLP-dependent aminotransferase family protein gives MKSPAGLLLSAIELDRASSIPLYRQLYLQIRKQILSGKMQGGVRLPSTRTLSKELALSRITILNAFDQLIAEGFLASRTGAGTYVGDEWESRGIADEEQRQPPRLSDLSQSMLSLRSSHFRGVSYTDWDPATPTSFLPSHSTYDAFPLAVWRRLMNRHLLKPTKAMLGYGELQGLQALRAAIAEYVFDARGIDCSAEQVVIVSGAQQAFNLLGMLLLNPQDSVWMEDPGHIAARIALQAQGAQVVPLRIDEQGIDIQQGLAECPDARLVFTTPSRQHPLGVTMSYARRQALIDWAAQYQSWIIEDDCDSEFRYSGRLLPALYAMDRMARVIYVGTFSKVLFPSLRLGYVILPQALIEPFCTLRAVMDRSPPTLLQATTADFMREGHFLGHIRRMRALYQARQQALVEQLQKQLGGFFNVTPVEAGMHLIAWLPPTLDDDAIARELARHNIHTYALSDYCLEHVLPPALLIGFAGTPEGQAQERVEALARALSKMGYLQAT, from the coding sequence ATGAAATCCCCTGCAGGTTTGCTGCTGTCAGCTATCGAGCTGGACCGTGCCAGTTCCATCCCCCTGTACCGCCAACTCTATTTGCAGATTCGCAAACAGATTCTCAGCGGAAAAATGCAAGGGGGCGTGCGCCTGCCGTCGACGCGGACCCTGAGCAAAGAATTGGCGCTGTCGCGGATCACCATCCTCAATGCATTCGATCAGCTGATTGCCGAAGGCTTTTTGGCGTCGCGCACCGGGGCCGGCACCTATGTCGGCGATGAGTGGGAGAGCCGAGGGATTGCCGACGAAGAGCAGCGCCAGCCACCGCGCCTGTCCGACCTGAGCCAGTCCATGTTGTCGTTGCGCAGCAGTCACTTTCGCGGCGTTTCCTATACCGATTGGGACCCCGCGACCCCCACCTCATTCCTGCCCAGCCACAGTACCTACGACGCGTTCCCGCTCGCGGTGTGGCGGCGCTTGATGAACCGCCACCTGCTCAAGCCGACCAAGGCGATGCTTGGCTACGGCGAGTTGCAAGGGTTACAGGCCTTGCGCGCAGCGATTGCCGAATACGTGTTTGATGCCCGTGGCATTGATTGCAGTGCCGAGCAGGTGGTGATCGTTTCCGGCGCCCAGCAAGCCTTCAACCTGTTGGGCATGCTGTTGCTCAATCCACAGGACAGCGTGTGGATGGAAGACCCAGGACACATCGCGGCGCGCATTGCGTTGCAGGCCCAGGGGGCCCAAGTGGTGCCGTTGCGGATCGATGAACAGGGGATCGATATTCAGCAAGGCCTGGCCGAGTGCCCCGACGCCCGCCTGGTATTCACCACGCCATCTCGCCAGCATCCCTTGGGCGTGACCATGAGTTATGCGCGGCGCCAGGCGCTCATCGATTGGGCTGCGCAGTATCAGAGCTGGATCATCGAGGACGATTGCGACAGTGAATTTCGCTACAGCGGCCGCCTCCTTCCCGCGCTCTACGCCATGGATCGGATGGCTCGAGTGATCTACGTCGGCACCTTCAGCAAAGTCCTCTTCCCTTCGCTAAGACTGGGCTATGTGATATTGCCGCAAGCCCTGATCGAACCCTTCTGCACCCTGCGCGCGGTCATGGATCGCAGCCCGCCCACGCTTCTCCAGGCGACGACGGCGGACTTCATGCGCGAAGGCCACTTCCTCGGTCATATTCGCCGCATGCGGGCGCTGTATCAGGCTCGCCAGCAAGCACTGGTCGAGCAACTTCAGAAACAGCTGGGCGGCTTCTTCAACGTCACCCCGGTGGAAGCCGGCATGCACCTGATCGCCTGGTTGCCACCCACGCTTGATGACGACGCCATCGCCAGGGAACTGGCCCGGCACAACATCCACACCTATGCCCTGAGCGATTATTGCCTTGAGCATGTCCTGCCACCTGCCCTGCTCATCGGTTTCGCCGGGACGCCTGAGGGCCAGGCGCAGGAACGCGTCGAAGCGCTGGCCCGGGCCTTGAGCAAAATGGGGTACCTGCAAGCCACTTGA
- the ihfA gene encoding integration host factor subunit alpha, which translates to MGALTKAEMAERLYEELGLNKREAKELVELFFEEIRHALEDNEQVKLSGFGNFDLRDKRQRPGRNPKTGEEIPITARRVVTFRPGQKLKARVEAYAGTKS; encoded by the coding sequence ATGGGGGCTTTGACGAAAGCTGAGATGGCGGAACGTCTGTATGAAGAGCTGGGCCTGAACAAGCGGGAGGCCAAGGAATTGGTCGAACTGTTTTTTGAAGAAATCAGGCACGCTCTTGAAGACAACGAACAAGTCAAATTGTCCGGTTTCGGCAATTTCGACCTTCGGGACAAACGCCAGCGGCCTGGCCGCAATCCGAAAACGGGAGAAGAAATCCCGATCACGGCTCGCCGTGTGGTCACCTTTCGTCCAGGGCAGAAGTTGAAGGCCCGAGTTGAGGCTTATGCTGGAACCAAGTCATAA
- a CDS encoding LysR family transcriptional regulator codes for MGISIRHIEVFRAIMQAGSVTGAARLLFTSQPTVSRELARLESISGLRLFDREGGRMVPTAQAIMLLEEVEHSYIGLERINSVAQSIRRFEHGQLSVACLPLFSQTLLPKVCKHFQQQHSGIGLSIAAQESPLLEESLSAQRYDLGLTEGEHVPRGTQGELLFCSDMVCILPEGHPLLSRSLLVMEDFRGVDFINFSGLDIYRQTLDEHFRQAGVNRHTVIETTNAASVCAMVRQQLGVAIINPLSAVEESGRGLVIRPINVSIPYRVMLIRPDYRPSSTFVDAFCKSLSDEAMCLAKTLDKRLVRVKE; via the coding sequence GTGGGAATTTCCATACGGCATATCGAAGTCTTCCGCGCCATCATGCAGGCGGGAAGCGTCACCGGAGCGGCCCGCTTGCTATTTACTTCCCAGCCGACGGTCAGCCGGGAACTGGCGCGGCTTGAAAGTATCTCTGGCCTTCGGCTGTTTGATCGAGAGGGAGGGAGGATGGTACCGACGGCTCAGGCCATTATGCTGCTCGAAGAGGTTGAACACTCCTACATCGGGTTGGAACGAATCAACAGCGTTGCACAGTCGATCCGTCGCTTCGAACATGGCCAACTGAGCGTCGCCTGCCTTCCGTTGTTTTCCCAGACGCTGTTGCCCAAGGTCTGCAAGCACTTTCAACAACAGCATAGCGGCATAGGCTTGAGCATTGCGGCACAGGAATCACCCTTACTGGAAGAGTCTCTCAGCGCCCAGCGTTACGACCTCGGATTGACCGAGGGCGAGCATGTACCTCGAGGTACTCAAGGGGAACTGCTCTTTTGTTCCGACATGGTCTGCATTCTGCCAGAGGGTCATCCTTTGCTATCCAGGTCGCTCCTGGTAATGGAAGACTTTCGCGGCGTCGATTTCATCAACTTTTCGGGTCTGGACATCTATCGTCAGACGCTCGATGAACACTTTCGTCAGGCCGGAGTCAATCGGCATACCGTCATCGAAACAACCAACGCAGCATCGGTTTGCGCCATGGTCAGGCAACAGTTGGGGGTGGCGATTATCAACCCGTTGAGCGCAGTGGAGGAGTCAGGCAGAGGATTGGTCATTCGGCCGATCAACGTGTCCATTCCCTATCGCGTTATGTTGATCCGGCCTGATTATCGCCCCTCCTCTACCTTCGTCGACGCCTTTTGCAAATCGTTGAGCGATGAGGCGATGTGTCTCGCCAAAACGCTCGACAAGAGATTAGTACGAGTGAAAGAGTGA
- a CDS encoding nitrate/nitrite transporter — translation MTTRDKAKWLRFLILILGGGTIYKLANLKDAFYIPMQEFMGLSHTEIGMLLSANAIIATALFVVGGMLADRYDTRKLIPIGLIGTGGLGLYLATFPPFSNLLIVFSLLAVCADCIFWPSLLKAIRNLGDDQEQGRLFGLLEGGRGVIDTLVAFSALGVFVAMGSGETGLKSAILFYSVIDILAGTLTWFLLKGGSAQSIARPKNGLSNLLEAIKVPGIWLVSLNVFMVYIVYCGLTYFIPYLKEMYGLPVALVGAYGIINQYFLKILGGPAGGFIADKQFKSTSRYLKWAFLALLPLMGVILLIPKSPSFIYAGMAATLSFALIVFSMRGVFWAPMGEVGIPSHITGSAFGIGCLIGYAPGMFAYVIYGAILDHFPGQQGYNYVFSLMSVLAVLGFMVSSLLYRTVRNKSTVTGAVSAA, via the coding sequence ATGACAACTCGTGACAAGGCCAAATGGCTCAGATTCCTGATTCTCATCCTCGGTGGAGGCACCATCTACAAGCTGGCGAACCTCAAAGACGCCTTCTATATCCCCATGCAAGAATTCATGGGCTTGAGCCACACTGAAATCGGCATGCTGCTGAGCGCCAACGCCATCATCGCCACCGCACTGTTTGTCGTCGGCGGCATGCTCGCCGACCGCTACGACACGCGAAAACTGATCCCCATCGGCCTGATCGGTACCGGTGGCCTGGGGTTGTATCTGGCGACCTTTCCGCCTTTCAGCAATCTGCTGATCGTGTTCAGCCTGTTGGCCGTCTGCGCCGATTGCATCTTCTGGCCCTCGTTGCTCAAGGCCATCCGCAACCTGGGTGACGATCAGGAACAGGGTCGGTTGTTTGGACTGTTGGAAGGCGGGCGCGGCGTCATTGATACCTTGGTTGCCTTTTCGGCGCTGGGCGTTTTCGTCGCCATGGGCTCTGGTGAAACCGGTCTGAAATCGGCAATCCTCTTCTACTCGGTCATCGACATTCTGGCCGGAACCCTGACCTGGTTCCTGCTCAAGGGCGGCAGCGCACAGTCGATTGCCAGGCCGAAGAACGGTTTGTCGAACCTGCTCGAAGCCATCAAGGTGCCGGGTATCTGGCTGGTCAGCCTCAACGTATTCATGGTCTACATCGTCTACTGTGGCCTGACCTATTTCATTCCCTACCTCAAGGAAATGTACGGGCTGCCCGTGGCATTGGTGGGCGCCTACGGCATCATCAATCAGTACTTCCTCAAGATCCTCGGTGGCCCCGCCGGTGGTTTCATTGCCGACAAGCAATTCAAGAGCACCAGCCGCTATTTGAAGTGGGCATTTCTGGCCTTGCTGCCGCTGATGGGCGTCATCCTGCTGATCCCGAAAAGCCCGAGTTTTATCTATGCGGGCATGGCAGCCACACTGTCCTTCGCGCTGATTGTGTTTTCCATGCGCGGCGTGTTCTGGGCACCCATGGGTGAAGTCGGCATCCCTTCGCACATCACCGGTTCAGCCTTCGGTATCGGCTGCCTGATCGGCTACGCCCCGGGCATGTTCGCGTACGTCATCTACGGCGCAATCCTCGACCATTTCCCGGGCCAGCAAGGCTACAACTACGTCTTCAGTTTGATGAGCGTATTGGCCGTTCTTGGGTTCATGGTGTCTAGCCTGCTGTATAGGACTGTTCGGAATAAATCCACGGTAACCGGTGCGGTTAGCGCAGCGTAA